A DNA window from Deltaproteobacteria bacterium contains the following coding sequences:
- a CDS encoding ABC transporter ATP-binding protein, with protein MTQLAVDAEGLTRVFDRFVAVDHIDLQVAAGTVFGFLGPNGAGKSTTIRMLCGILRPSSGRATVGGFDIARQTEQVKSRIGYMSQKFSLYEDLTVLESLQFFAGIYNVRGAQRDARIEWALEMAGLKGRGTMKTAALAGGWRQRLALGCAILHEPPILFLDEPTSGVDPASRRNFWEMIGELADRGITVFVTTHFMDEAEHCDQLALIYGGKLVAAGSPSALKTQHMSRALLELECGDLMAAYAALKTESALAAVALFGNALHIVADDETAARAAITRQLQQHGVALLRLERIEPSLEDAFVAIIEASEGASSPT; from the coding sequence ATGACTCAACTCGCCGTCGATGCGGAAGGCCTCACGCGCGTCTTCGACCGCTTTGTTGCTGTCGATCACATCGATCTGCAGGTCGCGGCTGGCACCGTGTTCGGTTTCCTCGGGCCCAACGGTGCCGGCAAGTCGACCACGATCCGGATGCTGTGCGGCATCCTGCGGCCATCGAGCGGACGCGCCACCGTTGGCGGCTTCGACATCGCCCGGCAGACCGAGCAGGTGAAGAGCCGCATCGGCTACATGTCGCAGAAGTTCTCGCTCTACGAAGACCTCACCGTGCTGGAGAGCCTGCAGTTCTTCGCCGGCATCTACAACGTGCGCGGCGCACAGCGCGATGCGCGCATCGAATGGGCGCTCGAAATGGCCGGCCTCAAGGGGCGCGGGACAATGAAGACCGCCGCGTTGGCGGGTGGCTGGCGCCAGCGCCTCGCGCTCGGTTGCGCCATCTTGCACGAGCCGCCGATTCTGTTTCTCGACGAGCCCACCTCGGGTGTCGACCCGGCCTCGCGCCGCAACTTCTGGGAGATGATCGGCGAGCTGGCGGATCGCGGCATTACGGTATTCGTCACGACGCACTTCATGGACGAGGCCGAGCACTGCGATCAGCTCGCGCTGATCTACGGCGGCAAACTGGTCGCGGCGGGCAGTCCGTCGGCGCTGAAGACCCAGCACATGTCGCGCGCCTTGCTCGAACTGGAGTGCGGCGATCTGATGGCCGCGTACGCCGCGCTCAAGACCGAATCGGCACTCGCCGCGGTGGCACTGTTCGGCAACGCGCTCCACATCGTCGCCGACGACGAAACCGCGGCCCGCGCCGCCATCACGCGACAGCTCCAGCAACACGGCGTCGCCCTGCTGCGACTCGAACGCATCGAACCGTCGCTGGAGGACGCCTTCGTGGCAATCATCGAAGCGAGCGAGGGGGCTTCTTCTCCCACATGA